Proteins encoded within one genomic window of Aurantiacibacter spongiae:
- the rplK gene encoding 50S ribosomal protein L11 — protein MAKKIEGYINLQVPAGTANPSPPIGPALGQRGVNIMEFCKAFNAATQDLEKGAPIPTKITVYADRSFTFVTKTPPASFLLKKAAKVQKGSGEPNKKTVGKIKASQIKEIAETKMADLNANDIDQAMKIIAGSARSMGLEVVEG, from the coding sequence ATGGCCAAGAAAATCGAAGGTTACATCAACCTTCAGGTGCCCGCCGGCACCGCCAACCCGTCTCCGCCCATTGGCCCGGCCCTCGGTCAGCGCGGCGTCAACATCATGGAATTCTGCAAGGCGTTCAACGCTGCGACGCAGGATCTCGAGAAGGGCGCGCCGATCCCGACCAAGATCACGGTCTATGCGGATCGCAGCTTCACGTTTGTGACCAAGACCCCTCCCGCCAGCTTCCTGCTGAAGAAAGCGGCCAAGGTGCAGAAGGGTTCGGGCGAGCCGAACAAGAAGACCGTCGGCAAGATCAAGGCGAGCCAGATCAAGGAAATCGCCGAAACCAAGATGGCCGATCTCAACGCCAACGATATCGATCAGGCCATGAAGATCATCGCGGGGTCCGCCCGTTCGATGGGTCTTGAAGTGGTGGAGGGTTGA
- a CDS encoding competence/damage-inducible protein A yields the protein MNASDKIWTAALVVIGDEILSGRTHDRNIAQLASWLQVQGIRLAEARVVSDDMDAIAEAVNTLRVRNDYLFTTGGIGPTHDDITVDAVARALGVGVVVHPQARAILERYYADKPGGLTEARLRMARVPDGADLIENRMSGAPGIRIENIFLMAGVPHITAGMLDWLTGRLEGGAPLISETVGCWTAESEVAGILREVEKAHANCQVGSYPFFREGRVGANFVIRSTDREELDSAVDTLCEALGEEGYDFTPGGI from the coding sequence ATGAACGCTTCCGATAAGATCTGGACGGCAGCACTCGTCGTCATCGGGGACGAGATCCTCTCGGGGCGGACGCATGACAGGAATATCGCCCAGCTGGCCAGCTGGTTGCAGGTTCAGGGTATTCGCCTGGCCGAAGCGCGCGTGGTGTCCGACGACATGGACGCGATTGCAGAGGCGGTGAACACTCTGAGGGTCCGCAACGACTATCTCTTCACCACCGGCGGCATCGGACCGACGCATGACGATATCACCGTCGATGCCGTGGCACGGGCGCTCGGCGTTGGCGTGGTCGTCCATCCGCAGGCGAGAGCGATCCTCGAACGCTATTACGCCGACAAGCCCGGGGGTCTGACCGAGGCACGGCTACGCATGGCGCGCGTGCCTGACGGGGCGGACCTGATCGAGAACCGCATGTCCGGGGCACCGGGCATCCGTATCGAGAACATCTTCCTGATGGCGGGGGTTCCGCACATCACCGCCGGCATGCTCGATTGGCTGACCGGCAGGCTGGAAGGCGGCGCACCTCTCATCTCCGAAACGGTTGGCTGCTGGACGGCAGAAAGCGAAGTCGCCGGCATTCTGCGCGAGGTGGAGAAGGCGCATGCGAACTGCCAGGTCGGTAGCTACCCCTTCTTCCGCGAAGGCCGGGTCGGAGCCAATTTCGTCATTCGCTCGACTGACCGGGAGGAGCTGGACAGCGCCGTCGACACGCTGTGCGAAGCGCTCGGCGAAGAAGGTTACGACTTCACGCCGGGCGGCATCTGA
- the folD gene encoding bifunctional methylenetetrahydrofolate dehydrogenase/methenyltetrahydrofolate cyclohydrolase FolD, which translates to MADIIDGRAIAGRLDEETRTKVEELVAAGCQRPGLAVILVGDDPASEIYVRHKIRACERVGIRSSKYALPADTGQEELLALIEALNDDDTVHGILCQVPLPDQIDTRLVLGAIAPEKDVDGFHPVNVGRLSTGTGGIVPCTPLGVMMMLETVIDRFEGLDAVVIGKSNIVGKPIANLLLDAECTVTVTHIHTAGLPEIVRQADIVVAAAGAPELVRGFWIKEGAVIIDVGITRVQTPEGKTRLTGDVAFDEVQHARAVSPVPGGVGPMTIACLLSNTQRAARAMMLGERSRDPGIDYADLPTRSVLAGGATAGER; encoded by the coding sequence ATGGCCGACATCATCGATGGTCGCGCTATCGCCGGCCGGCTCGACGAGGAAACCAGGACCAAGGTGGAGGAATTGGTCGCTGCGGGCTGCCAGCGTCCCGGGCTTGCGGTCATTCTGGTGGGAGATGATCCGGCCAGCGAAATCTACGTCCGGCACAAGATCCGCGCATGCGAAAGGGTTGGTATCCGTTCGAGCAAATACGCGCTGCCCGCCGATACCGGTCAGGAAGAGCTCCTTGCGCTCATCGAAGCACTGAACGACGACGATACGGTTCACGGCATTCTCTGCCAGGTTCCCCTGCCCGACCAGATCGATACGAGGTTGGTTCTGGGCGCCATCGCTCCCGAAAAGGATGTCGACGGCTTTCATCCGGTCAATGTCGGACGATTGTCGACTGGCACCGGGGGCATCGTGCCGTGTACGCCGCTGGGCGTAATGATGATGCTGGAAACCGTCATCGACCGGTTCGAGGGGCTGGATGCGGTGGTCATCGGCAAGTCCAACATCGTCGGCAAGCCCATCGCCAACCTGCTGCTCGATGCCGAATGTACCGTTACCGTTACGCATATTCATACCGCAGGCCTTCCCGAGATCGTGCGACAGGCCGATATCGTCGTCGCGGCCGCTGGCGCGCCCGAACTCGTGCGCGGCTTCTGGATCAAGGAAGGGGCGGTCATCATCGATGTCGGCATTACCCGCGTTCAGACGCCGGAAGGCAAGACCCGGCTTACGGGCGATGTCGCTTTCGACGAGGTGCAGCATGCGCGCGCCGTCTCGCCGGTGCCGGGCGGCGTCGGACCGATGACGATCGCCTGTCTCCTGTCGAACACGCAACGTGCCGCAAGGGCCATGATGCTGGGCGAGCGAAGCCGTGACCCGGGCATCGACTACGCAGATCTGCCGACGCGCAGCGTCCTGGCAGGCGGAGCCACGGCGGGCGAACGATGA
- a CDS encoding Ppx/GppA family phosphatase, translating to MIASAKRDLRLKHDGPQRAVIDIGSNTVRLVVYSGPPRAPAVWLNEKVTARLGRDLATTGRIPEDARELALAGLARFALICRDIGVADVQTVATAATRDACNGPAFVESVEKLGLDVRVLTGEEEAEASAYGVIGGFPGARGVVADLGGGSLELVAIENGKTSHGVSLPLGTLRLPALRERGPTEFRKAVKKDLTRADWARHHDGPLYMVGGTWRALATFAMHKSAYPLTDPQAFTLRVDEAEKIARKLEKADPNKLEDIPGISSSRAAGLPDAAAMLRPLLKALRPDGLVFSSWGLREGLLYRSLDPLVAQRDPLLAAIAHFTEPRGASMSHATQIAAWTSEAARGGERTHEGEERLRLAAMMLAMAQMRLEPNMRLAHSFDWAMEKRWLGLSHRGRALIGAALRGACGNPEPTDALNLLASGKSLREAAGWGLAFRLCRRLGAGSRASLLTSRLNRSDDALTLWIEPERMELVSDIVKSELATLAEWLDLDWRIEEGVPAHGAEGQNP from the coding sequence ATGATCGCTTCGGCAAAGCGAGACCTTCGCCTGAAGCATGACGGACCGCAGCGGGCGGTCATCGATATCGGCTCCAATACCGTGCGCCTGGTGGTCTATTCCGGTCCGCCCCGGGCACCTGCGGTTTGGCTTAACGAAAAGGTCACCGCCCGCCTGGGGCGCGATCTCGCGACGACCGGACGAATACCGGAGGACGCGCGAGAGTTGGCGCTGGCCGGTCTTGCGCGCTTTGCTCTCATCTGCCGCGATATCGGCGTCGCCGATGTCCAGACCGTGGCCACCGCTGCTACGCGGGACGCCTGCAACGGTCCTGCCTTCGTCGAGTCGGTCGAGAAGCTGGGTCTCGATGTGCGAGTCCTTACCGGAGAGGAGGAGGCGGAAGCCAGCGCTTACGGTGTAATCGGCGGTTTCCCAGGCGCGCGCGGCGTTGTCGCTGACCTTGGCGGCGGCAGTCTGGAGCTTGTCGCCATCGAGAACGGTAAAACCTCACACGGCGTCAGCCTGCCGCTCGGCACGCTACGCCTGCCAGCACTCAGGGAACGCGGTCCAACCGAATTCCGCAAGGCGGTGAAGAAAGACCTGACCCGCGCCGACTGGGCGCGACATCACGACGGTCCCCTCTACATGGTCGGCGGCACGTGGCGCGCCCTGGCAACCTTCGCCATGCACAAGTCTGCCTATCCCCTTACCGATCCGCAGGCGTTCACGCTGCGTGTGGACGAGGCCGAAAAAATCGCCCGCAAACTCGAGAAGGCGGACCCGAACAAGCTCGAGGACATACCAGGCATCTCGTCCTCGCGCGCTGCCGGCCTGCCGGATGCCGCGGCCATGCTCCGCCCGCTGTTGAAGGCGCTTAGACCCGATGGGCTAGTCTTCTCTTCCTGGGGGCTGCGCGAGGGTCTGTTATACCGCTCTCTCGATCCGCTGGTAGCGCAACGCGACCCCCTGTTGGCCGCGATTGCTCATTTCACCGAACCGCGCGGGGCAAGCATGTCGCATGCTACCCAGATTGCCGCCTGGACGAGCGAGGCTGCTCGCGGTGGGGAGCGCACGCATGAAGGCGAGGAGCGGCTTCGACTGGCGGCGATGATGCTGGCAATGGCCCAGATGCGGCTCGAGCCGAACATGCGGCTGGCGCACAGTTTCGACTGGGCCATGGAAAAGCGCTGGCTGGGCCTTTCTCACCGTGGTCGGGCCCTGATCGGCGCGGCCCTGCGCGGGGCGTGCGGCAACCCCGAGCCGACCGATGCGCTGAACCTGCTGGCCAGCGGCAAGTCCCTGCGCGAAGCCGCCGGCTGGGGACTCGCGTTCCGTTTGTGCCGCAGGCTTGGCGCGGGGTCGCGCGCCTCCTTGCTGACCAGCAGGCTCAATCGAAGTGATGATGCGCTGACGTTGTGGATCGAGCCAGAGCGGATGGAACTCGTCTCGGACATTGTGAAAAGCGAACTGGCGACCCTTGCGGAGTGGCTCGACCTCGACTGGCGGATCGAGGAAGGCGTGCCAGCGCATGGAGCGGAAGGTCAGAACCCGTAG
- a CDS encoding SLC13 family permease: protein MRELIASHAAAIGLLVLLATLIAFAMERRPPVVIASVGAAVMLVLGFLDGDELLGVFSNPAPITIAAMFILSGALLRTGALEAVSGWVIRRTLRKPGMALGELAAGTLLASAFMNNTPVVIVMIPIVRRIARVLGIAATRLLIPLSYLTILGGTMTLIGTSTNLLVDGVAQEQGLPAFGIFEISVVGLCAAAGGLVTLLILGPWLLPERGSRGLDAEHEGDAYLSHLVLLPTSRLAGQRIDSTGFARRTGVKVLAARRGAKLERRGLGSWILAPGDHLVVSATPDELVSLAEAADFRTGLTGLGGGVATVGRDRPVDLQYIEAIVSTTHPIVGRKLSEISLLSRVRVRVLGLSRPRHVAGPELASVRVRPGDRLLVAAGADAAEALQANIQLTNVAKAPARAFRRNKVGWAVATLAGVVIGAAVFDMPIQVTALLGVAIVLLVRCIDPEDAWASLDGNTLVLIFAMLALGKGLENAGTVELIVGSVAPYLTVTSPVLVLICVYAITSALTESVTNNAVAVIMTPIAIGLAETSPIDARQLVVAVMFGASASFATPIGYQTNTLVYGAASYRFMDFVKIGVPMNLTVGIATCLAIMLVY, encoded by the coding sequence ATGAGGGAGCTGATCGCCAGTCACGCCGCCGCCATCGGGCTGCTCGTGCTCCTTGCAACATTGATAGCTTTCGCCATGGAACGGCGCCCGCCGGTCGTGATTGCATCGGTCGGTGCTGCGGTGATGCTCGTCCTGGGGTTCCTCGACGGGGATGAGCTTCTCGGCGTATTCTCGAACCCCGCTCCGATCACGATCGCGGCGATGTTCATCCTGTCGGGCGCGCTGTTGCGAACGGGCGCGCTGGAAGCCGTTTCGGGCTGGGTGATCCGGCGTACCCTGCGCAAGCCGGGCATGGCCCTTGGCGAGCTGGCCGCGGGGACCCTTCTCGCGTCGGCTTTCATGAACAATACGCCAGTCGTGATCGTCATGATCCCCATCGTCCGGCGGATTGCCCGCGTACTCGGGATCGCCGCGACGCGTTTGCTGATCCCTCTTTCCTACCTCACGATCCTTGGCGGAACGATGACGCTGATCGGAACCTCGACCAACCTGCTGGTCGATGGCGTGGCCCAGGAACAGGGTCTGCCAGCCTTCGGAATTTTCGAGATTTCCGTGGTCGGCCTGTGCGCAGCGGCGGGGGGACTCGTCACCCTGCTGATCCTCGGCCCCTGGCTGCTTCCCGAACGCGGTTCGCGCGGGCTCGACGCGGAACACGAGGGCGACGCCTATCTGTCGCATCTCGTCCTGTTGCCGACCAGCCGACTTGCCGGACAGCGTATCGACAGCACCGGTTTTGCCAGGCGCACCGGGGTGAAGGTTCTGGCAGCGCGGCGTGGTGCGAAACTGGAACGCCGCGGCCTGGGCAGCTGGATTCTGGCGCCCGGCGATCATCTCGTCGTCAGTGCCACGCCCGACGAGCTCGTCTCGCTGGCCGAAGCCGCCGATTTCCGGACCGGTCTGACGGGCCTTGGCGGGGGCGTGGCGACCGTTGGAAGGGACCGTCCGGTGGACTTGCAATACATCGAGGCGATCGTCTCGACCACGCATCCCATCGTGGGACGGAAGCTGTCGGAAATATCGTTGCTGTCGCGAGTCAGAGTGCGTGTCCTCGGCCTGTCACGTCCACGACACGTCGCCGGACCCGAACTGGCGAGCGTTCGCGTCAGGCCCGGCGACCGGTTGCTGGTTGCAGCAGGCGCAGATGCGGCCGAAGCGTTGCAGGCGAATATTCAGCTCACCAACGTCGCGAAGGCCCCGGCGCGGGCCTTCCGCCGCAACAAGGTCGGTTGGGCGGTGGCTACGCTGGCGGGGGTGGTCATCGGCGCGGCGGTTTTCGACATGCCGATACAGGTCACGGCCCTGCTTGGTGTCGCGATCGTGCTGCTCGTGCGTTGTATCGATCCGGAGGATGCCTGGGCCAGTCTTGACGGAAACACGCTCGTGCTGATCTTCGCCATGCTGGCGCTGGGCAAAGGTCTGGAAAATGCGGGAACGGTCGAACTGATCGTAGGAAGCGTCGCACCCTATCTGACCGTCACGTCGCCGGTTCTGGTCCTGATCTGCGTTTACGCGATTACCAGTGCGCTGACCGAGAGCGTGACCAACAACGCTGTCGCCGTCATTATGACGCCCATCGCGATCGGTCTGGCCGAAACTTCTCCGATAGACGCTCGGCAACTGGTGGTGGCGGTCATGTTCGGGGCCAGCGCCAGCTTCGCCACGCCGATCGGGTATCAGACCAATACGCTGGTCTACGGCGCGGCCAGTTACCGGTTCATGGACTTCGTCAAGATCGGCGTGCCCATGAACCTGACGGTCGGTATCGCGACCTGTCTTGCGATTATGCTGGTCTACTGA
- a CDS encoding TonB-dependent receptor plug domain-containing protein, translated as MRQVFYTLAICLSVPAAAQDDDQTPVIVVLGDGLEETPATPAYATVTLPRERIVTTASGRLEDVLADVAGIQTFRRSDSRASNPTAQGLTLRALGGNATTRTLVLLDGVPLTDPFFGYVPFNAVAPERLASVRVTRGSGSGPFGAGALAGTVELDSADAATLGPLSAQSLVNDRAETQASATLAQSLADGYAVLSGRWDRGRGFYTTPVGERVPATVRARFDSWSVSARLVQPLGSGLEAQLRGLSFRDSRTLRFEGADSTNDGQDISARLIARGSWQADAIVYAQWRNFTNVVISSSSFEPVLNQRDTPSTGLGGKLELRPPIADAHTLRMGLDYRRASGNLEEVNAFSGLRQAGGVNEDAGLFVEDDWVSGDIKLTGGIRLDRSIIRDGYFETIADGRTLYPDRTDWLFSWRGGAVYAASRTVSLRGAVYTGLRQPTLNELYRPYQIFPVTYLANARLKPERLEGYEAGIDWRPAPGASLMLTAFDNRVKDAIANVTIGEDTNQRRNLDAIHARGIEIGGRYARHHFDASASLALTDAEVEGTGLAAALNGLRPAQTPRVAASATLGWRPGPRTAVSATLRHTGAQFEDDLETYLLPAATTLDLFGQIPVTRALILVGRVENLTDEKIITLNRGDQTDLGTPRTVWAGLRYGF; from the coding sequence ATGCGCCAGGTCTTCTATACACTCGCCATTTGTCTGTCCGTTCCCGCCGCCGCGCAGGATGATGACCAGACGCCCGTGATCGTTGTGCTCGGCGATGGCCTGGAGGAAACGCCGGCGACGCCGGCATACGCGACCGTGACCCTTCCACGAGAACGGATTGTCACCACCGCCTCCGGACGGCTCGAGGATGTACTGGCGGACGTGGCGGGAATACAGACCTTCCGCCGCTCTGACAGCCGCGCTTCGAATCCGACGGCACAGGGACTGACGCTGCGCGCGCTCGGAGGCAACGCGACGACGCGCACGCTCGTCCTCCTCGATGGGGTGCCGCTTACCGATCCATTCTTCGGCTACGTTCCCTTCAATGCGGTCGCACCCGAACGACTGGCGAGTGTGCGCGTAACGCGTGGCAGCGGCTCCGGTCCGTTCGGCGCGGGCGCGCTGGCGGGCACCGTGGAACTCGATAGCGCCGATGCCGCGACGCTCGGGCCACTGAGCGCGCAGTCGCTGGTTAACGATCGCGCGGAAACGCAGGCTTCCGCTACGCTGGCACAAAGCCTGGCCGACGGATACGCCGTCTTGTCGGGCAGATGGGATCGCGGCCGGGGCTTTTACACCACGCCAGTCGGCGAACGCGTTCCCGCAACGGTGCGTGCGCGGTTCGATAGCTGGTCCGTCAGCGCCCGGCTGGTCCAGCCGCTGGGAAGCGGGTTGGAAGCGCAGTTGCGCGGCCTGTCGTTCAGGGATTCCCGTACCTTGCGGTTCGAAGGGGCGGACAGCACGAATGACGGGCAGGATATCTCCGCACGCCTGATTGCTCGTGGTTCCTGGCAAGCCGATGCGATCGTCTATGCCCAGTGGCGCAACTTCACCAACGTCGTGATCTCGTCTTCGAGTTTCGAGCCGGTTCTGAATCAGCGTGATACGCCGTCGACCGGACTCGGGGGGAAGCTGGAACTGCGGCCCCCCATAGCCGACGCCCATACGTTGCGAATGGGCCTCGATTATCGCCGGGCGAGCGGCAATCTGGAAGAGGTGAACGCCTTTTCGGGTCTGAGGCAGGCGGGCGGGGTGAACGAAGACGCCGGCCTGTTCGTGGAAGACGACTGGGTAAGCGGCGATATCAAGCTGACCGGCGGGATTCGTCTCGACCGTTCGATCATCCGGGACGGATATTTCGAGACGATCGCTGACGGACGCACGCTCTATCCCGATCGCACCGACTGGCTGTTTTCCTGGCGCGGCGGTGCGGTTTACGCGGCATCTCGCACCGTGTCCCTGCGCGGCGCAGTCTATACCGGTCTGCGCCAGCCGACGCTTAACGAGCTTTATCGTCCCTACCAGATTTTTCCGGTCACTTACCTGGCCAATGCACGACTGAAGCCGGAACGCCTGGAGGGATACGAAGCAGGGATCGACTGGCGCCCTGCCCCCGGCGCGTCGCTGATGCTGACCGCGTTCGATAACCGGGTGAAAGACGCCATCGCCAACGTCACGATCGGCGAGGACACCAATCAGCGCCGCAATCTCGATGCTATCCACGCGCGCGGTATTGAAATTGGTGGTCGCTACGCCCGGCATCATTTCGATGCCTCGGCTTCACTGGCCCTGACTGACGCGGAGGTCGAGGGCACTGGCCTCGCCGCCGCCCTCAACGGACTGCGACCCGCGCAGACGCCTCGCGTCGCGGCAAGCGCCACTCTCGGCTGGAGGCCGGGGCCTCGTACCGCCGTTTCCGCGACGCTTCGCCACACCGGCGCGCAGTTCGAAGACGATCTGGAGACCTACCTGCTGCCCGCGGCCACGACCCTCGACCTGTTCGGACAGATTCCGGTTACGAGGGCGCTGATTCTGGTCGGGCGAGTGGAAAATCTGACCGACGAGAAGATCATCACGCTGAACCGTGGCGACCAGACCGATCTCGGCACGCCTCGTACCGTATGGGCAGGGTTGCGCTACGGGTTCTGA
- a CDS encoding sensor histidine kinase yields MKRLASFDVSRRFARGSSRHLVEILFGVLAALAMIALRSLLDTVAALAGPFALVYPAVLIATLYGHWRGGLTAFTIAFLYAWYFVLPAPQSFQFEVATDPSRVAINAASALVVVVFAEGFRRAVRTAMAERDEEIERRIVLMQELEHRTKNNFALAASLLEMQKRRAGSQEVENALDTAIARIHSFAGAYANLAQTQGEGARVAMRDYLEDVVDRVGAGAFHDGITVNVEAANIYMPREIAVAIGLFTNEALTNCAKYAFPDDRKGRVEVAFRGRADDWTLEISDDGVGIAGAPDALRGKDGGGVGTRLMDAFARQACATSDISLTDGGCRLVLASADGA; encoded by the coding sequence ATGAAGCGGCTTGCCAGTTTCGACGTTAGCCGCCGCTTCGCGCGCGGCAGCAGCCGGCACCTGGTCGAAATCCTGTTCGGCGTGCTCGCCGCACTGGCCATGATTGCGCTACGTTCCTTGCTCGATACGGTAGCGGCACTGGCCGGGCCGTTCGCGCTGGTCTACCCGGCCGTGCTCATCGCGACGCTATACGGGCACTGGCGCGGAGGCCTGACCGCGTTCACCATAGCGTTCCTCTACGCATGGTACTTCGTTCTGCCTGCTCCGCAGTCTTTCCAGTTCGAAGTCGCTACCGATCCATCGCGCGTGGCAATCAATGCCGCGTCCGCTCTGGTGGTCGTTGTCTTTGCCGAAGGCTTCCGCCGCGCGGTGCGAACCGCGATGGCCGAACGGGATGAAGAAATCGAACGGCGCATCGTTCTGATGCAGGAACTCGAGCACCGTACGAAGAACAATTTCGCGCTCGCGGCCAGTCTTCTGGAAATGCAGAAGCGGCGGGCCGGGTCGCAGGAAGTAGAGAACGCGCTCGACACTGCCATAGCGCGCATTCATTCCTTCGCCGGAGCCTACGCCAATCTGGCCCAGACACAGGGCGAGGGTGCGCGTGTCGCCATGCGCGACTACCTCGAGGATGTGGTTGACCGTGTCGGCGCCGGGGCTTTCCATGATGGGATCACGGTAAATGTCGAGGCGGCCAATATATATATGCCGCGCGAAATTGCCGTCGCGATCGGCCTTTTCACGAACGAGGCGCTCACCAATTGTGCCAAATATGCCTTCCCCGACGATCGCAAGGGGCGCGTGGAGGTGGCGTTCCGCGGCAGGGCCGATGATTGGACGCTGGAAATCTCTGACGACGGAGTAGGCATTGCGGGGGCACCCGACGCACTTCGCGGCAAGGACGGAGGCGGCGTGGGGACGCGCCTCATGGACGCGTTCGCCCGTCAGGCTTGCGCGACAAGCGATATTTCCCTCACCGACGGGGGTTGCAGGCTTGTGCTGGCAAGCGCGGATGGTGCCTGA
- the rplA gene encoding 50S ribosomal protein L1: protein MAQLTKKQKKTAELDSEKLYSVDEALATLREHKAGFDETVEVAMNLGVDPRHADQMVRGMVSLPSGTGKEIKVAVFARGDKADEAREAGADKVGAEDLMEEMQNGDLDYDRVIASPDMMGVVGRLGKVLGPKGLMPNPKLGTVTPNVAQAVKDAKGGQVEFRVEKMGIIHSGIGKLSFADEDIKANFKALTDAVVKAKPSGAKGKFVKKVSLTSTMGPGLKVDLAEVEGA from the coding sequence ATGGCACAGCTGACCAAGAAGCAGAAGAAGACCGCGGAACTCGACTCCGAAAAGCTCTACAGCGTCGACGAGGCGCTCGCCACGCTGAGGGAACACAAGGCCGGATTCGACGAGACGGTAGAGGTCGCGATGAACCTTGGGGTGGATCCGCGTCACGCCGATCAGATGGTGCGCGGAATGGTGTCGCTGCCTTCGGGTACCGGCAAGGAAATCAAGGTTGCCGTGTTCGCGCGCGGTGACAAGGCGGACGAGGCGAGGGAAGCCGGGGCCGACAAGGTTGGTGCCGAGGACCTGATGGAAGAGATGCAGAACGGCGATCTCGACTACGACCGTGTCATCGCTTCGCCGGACATGATGGGCGTCGTCGGGCGGCTGGGCAAGGTACTGGGCCCCAAGGGTCTGATGCCGAACCCCAAGCTGGGCACAGTAACCCCCAACGTGGCCCAGGCCGTGAAGGACGCCAAGGGTGGCCAGGTCGAGTTCCGTGTCGAGAAGATGGGCATCATCCACTCCGGCATCGGCAAGCTGTCGTTTGCGGACGAGGACATCAAGGCCAACTTCAAGGCGCTGACAGATGCCGTCGTGAAGGCCAAGCCGAGCGGCGCGAAGGGCAAGTTCGTCAAGAAGGTGTCGCTCACAAGCACGATGGGACCGGGACTGAAGGTCGATCTCGCCGAGGTCGAAGGCGCCTGA
- a CDS encoding flavin-containing monooxygenase has protein sequence MSGPVPSPDVDILIVGAGISGIAMAGHIALECPQRSYAILERRANIGGTWDLFRYPGVRSDSDMHTLGFEFQPWTHEDAIADGPAILEYLERTARECGALDRIRFDTLVVSANWDSAGAMWQVVSRTTDGQESVCNCRWLYLASGYYDYDEPYDARLPGLEKFGGEVVHPQFWPQDLDYAGKAVVVVGSGATAVTIVPAMAQTAGSVTMLQRTPTWMGEGPRRDRIGELLRRWLPDRLAYFLTRQKNIALRSYFFDLSRRKPAKVAEMLRRRLRHALGPKYTEEHFEPPYNPWEQRLCLVPDGDLFAALKDERARIVTGHIEGFDSDAVRLTSGDRLAADIVVTATGLKLVMGGKIDLTMDGEPIDFTEHFFYRGAMFSNVPNLAMVFGYLNASWTLRADNVARYVTAVLNHMENTGSTVAMPVLAKDAEPQVAEPFDYTSGYLQRALSLMPKNAANLPWKLNHDYLEDRRDFRNRPVADGLLRFSNPAELDLKDAAE, from the coding sequence ATGAGCGGACCGGTACCTTCGCCCGATGTCGATATCCTGATCGTTGGAGCCGGTATTTCCGGCATAGCGATGGCCGGGCATATCGCCCTGGAATGCCCACAGCGTAGCTACGCCATTCTGGAACGGCGCGCCAATATCGGCGGCACCTGGGATCTGTTCCGATATCCGGGCGTCCGTTCCGATTCCGACATGCATACGTTGGGCTTCGAATTCCAGCCTTGGACGCACGAAGACGCCATTGCCGATGGTCCGGCGATCCTCGAATATCTCGAACGGACGGCGCGCGAGTGCGGTGCGCTCGACCGAATTCGTTTCGACACGCTGGTCGTTTCGGCAAACTGGGACAGCGCCGGGGCGATGTGGCAAGTGGTTTCGCGCACTACCGATGGACAGGAGAGCGTTTGCAACTGTCGCTGGCTCTACCTCGCCTCGGGCTACTACGATTATGACGAACCCTACGACGCCCGCCTGCCCGGGCTGGAAAAGTTCGGCGGAGAGGTCGTGCATCCGCAGTTCTGGCCCCAGGATCTGGACTATGCCGGCAAGGCCGTGGTGGTTGTCGGCTCGGGCGCTACAGCGGTGACGATCGTACCTGCGATGGCGCAGACGGCAGGTAGCGTCACGATGCTCCAGCGCACGCCGACCTGGATGGGAGAAGGACCACGGCGGGACAGGATAGGCGAGCTGTTGCGCCGTTGGCTGCCCGACCGCCTTGCCTATTTCCTCACCCGGCAGAAAAACATCGCGCTCAGATCCTATTTCTTCGACCTGTCGCGCCGCAAACCCGCCAAGGTCGCCGAAATGCTGCGCCGCCGTCTGCGCCATGCGCTGGGACCGAAATACACGGAGGAGCATTTCGAACCTCCCTACAACCCGTGGGAGCAGCGCCTCTGCCTCGTCCCCGATGGCGATCTGTTCGCCGCGCTGAAGGACGAGCGCGCCCGGATCGTGACCGGTCACATCGAAGGTTTCGACAGTGACGCGGTCCGCCTGACTTCGGGGGATCGTTTGGCGGCCGACATCGTCGTCACCGCGACAGGCCTGAAGCTGGTGATGGGTGGCAAGATCGACCTGACCATGGATGGCGAGCCGATCGATTTCACCGAGCACTTCTTCTATCGCGGAGCGATGTTTTCCAATGTCCCGAACCTGGCGATGGTGTTCGGCTACCTCAACGCCAGCTGGACGCTGCGGGCCGACAATGTCGCCCGCTACGTGACCGCCGTGCTCAACCATATGGAAAACACGGGCAGTACCGTAGCCATGCCGGTTCTGGCGAAGGACGCCGAGCCCCAAGTCGCCGAACCGTTCGATTATACATCGGGCTATCTGCAACGCGCACTGTCGCTGATGCCCAAGAACGCGGCGAACCTGCCCTGGAAACTCAATCACGATTATCTCGAGGATCGGCGGGATTTTCGCAACCGACCTGTGGCGGACGGATTGCTGCGCTTCTCCAATCCGGCTGAGCTTGACCTCAAGGATGCCGCCGAATGA